A region of Thermococcus sp. DNA encodes the following proteins:
- the purC gene encoding phosphoribosylaminoimidazolesuccinocarboxamide synthase has protein sequence MEVYEGKAKKVIPLDEGKAIMEFKDDATAFDGRKKGQFGGKGWLNAQISAVLFKVLEERGVKTHFIGVAGDNRLIVERLKMYPLEIVVRNVVAGSLRKRLPLEEGTELTEPIVELYYKDDGLGDPMINHHHAKILGISEDEIRGMERIALKVNEILKEYFAERGIILVDFKLEFGKNERGEIILGDEISPDTCRFWDAETKKSLDKDVFRFDKGDLVKAYEELYERLTGSSLS, from the coding sequence ATGGAGGTTTACGAAGGTAAGGCCAAGAAGGTAATTCCCCTCGACGAGGGGAAGGCCATCATGGAGTTCAAGGACGATGCAACAGCCTTCGATGGTAGGAAGAAGGGCCAGTTTGGGGGCAAGGGCTGGCTCAACGCCCAGATAAGTGCGGTTCTCTTCAAAGTTCTTGAGGAGAGGGGTGTTAAGACGCACTTCATAGGGGTTGCCGGCGACAACAGGCTCATCGTTGAGAGGCTCAAGATGTATCCCCTTGAGATAGTGGTCAGGAACGTCGTCGCCGGCAGTTTGAGGAAGCGCCTCCCCCTTGAGGAGGGAACTGAATTGACGGAGCCGATAGTCGAGCTCTACTACAAGGACGACGGCCTCGGCGATCCTATGATAAACCACCATCACGCAAAGATCCTCGGGATAAGCGAGGATGAGATAAGGGGGATGGAGCGCATAGCCCTCAAGGTGAACGAGATCCTCAAGGAGTACTTCGCCGAGCGCGGGATAATCCTCGTTGATTTCAAGCTTGAGTTCGGAAAGAACGAGAGGGGCGAGATAATCCTCGGCGACGAGATAAGCCCCGACACCTGCCGCTTCTGGGACGCTGAGACAAAGAAGAGCCTCGACAAGGATGTCTTCAGGTTTGATAAAGGCGACCTCGTTAAAGCTTACGAGGAGCTCTACGAGCGCCTCACGGGCAGTTCGCTCTCATAG